One region of Eriocheir sinensis breed Jianghai 21 chromosome 36, ASM2467909v1, whole genome shotgun sequence genomic DNA includes:
- the LOC127007922 gene encoding uncharacterized protein LOC127007922 isoform X3 — translation MKPLVVLALTSALLVASVYGSRLGSGYSGGSGGGGGGGHGGGGGHGGGGGHGGGGGHGGGQIGGSGGGFGGGDGGYSGGGSGGGIGGGQIGGSGGGFGGGDGGYSGGGGGSGGGHGGGGSGGGYGGGGSGGGIGGGHGGGGGGGGGGGHGGGSGGGFGGGYGK, via the exons ATG AAGCCCCTCGTGGTCCTGGCCCTGACCTCGGCCCTCCTGGTGGCTTCCGTCTACGGGAGTCGCCTtggaa GTGGATATAgtggtggcagcggcggcggcggcggcggtggacaCGGCGGAGGGGGCGGACATGGCGGAGGGGGCGGACATGGCGGAGGGGGCGGACATGGCGGCGGACAGATTGGGGGCAGCGGTGGAGGCTTTGGTGGAGGAGACGGAGGCTAtagtggaggaggcagtggaggaggaataggtggaggGCAGATTGGAGGAAGCGGTGGAGGCTtcggtggaggagatggaggctacagcggcggcggaggtggaagcggtggtggtcatggtggtggtggttctggtggtggttatggtggtg GTGGAAGCGGTGGTGGaattggtggtggtcatggtggtggtggtggtggtggtggtggtggtggacatggcggtggttctggtggtggatTTGGTGGAG gCTACGGCAAGTAA
- the LOC127007922 gene encoding uncharacterized protein LOC127007922 isoform X8 yields MKPLVVLALTSALLVASVYGSRLGSGYSGGSGGGGGGGHGGGGGHGGGGGHGGGGGHGGGQIGGSGGGFGGGDGGYSGGGSGGGIGGGQIGGSGGGFGGGDGGYSGGGGGSGGGHGGGGSGGGYGK; encoded by the exons ATG AAGCCCCTCGTGGTCCTGGCCCTGACCTCGGCCCTCCTGGTGGCTTCCGTCTACGGGAGTCGCCTtggaa GTGGATATAgtggtggcagcggcggcggcggcggcggtggacaCGGCGGAGGGGGCGGACATGGCGGAGGGGGCGGACATGGCGGAGGGGGCGGACATGGCGGCGGACAGATTGGGGGCAGCGGTGGAGGCTTTGGTGGAGGAGACGGAGGCTAtagtggaggaggcagtggaggaggaataggtggaggGCAGATTGGAGGAAGCGGTGGAGGCTtcggtggaggagatggaggctacagcggcggcggaggtggaagcggtggtggtcatggtggtggtggttctggtggtg gCTACGGCAAGTAA
- the LOC127007922 gene encoding uncharacterized protein LOC127007922 isoform X6: MKPLVVLALTSALLVASVYGSRLGSGYSGGSGGGGGGGHGGGGGHGGGGGHGGGGGHGGGQIGGSGGGFGGGDGGYSGGGSGGGIGGGQIGGSGGGFGGGDGGYSGGGGGSGGGHGGGGSGGGYGGGGSGGGIGGGSGGSGGGHGGGYGK, translated from the exons ATG AAGCCCCTCGTGGTCCTGGCCCTGACCTCGGCCCTCCTGGTGGCTTCCGTCTACGGGAGTCGCCTtggaa GTGGATATAgtggtggcagcggcggcggcggcggcggtggacaCGGCGGAGGGGGCGGACATGGCGGAGGGGGCGGACATGGCGGAGGGGGCGGACATGGCGGCGGACAGATTGGGGGCAGCGGTGGAGGCTTTGGTGGAGGAGACGGAGGCTAtagtggaggaggcagtggaggaggaataggtggaggGCAGATTGGAGGAAGCGGTGGAGGCTtcggtggaggagatggaggctacagcggcggcggaggtggaagcggtggtggtcatggtggtggtggttctggtggtggttatggtggtggtggaagcggtggtggaattggtggtggtagtggtggttctggtggtggtcatggtggtg gCTACGGCAAGTAA
- the LOC127007922 gene encoding uncharacterized protein LOC127007922 isoform X5, with protein MKPLVVLALTSALLVASVYGSRLGSGYSGGSGGGGGGGHGGGGGHGGGGGHGGGGGHGGGQIGGSGGGFGGGDGGYSGGGSGGGIGGGQIGGSGGGFGGGDGGYSGGGGGSGGGHGGGGSGGGIGGGHGGGGGGGGGGGHGGGSGGGFGGGYGK; from the exons ATG AAGCCCCTCGTGGTCCTGGCCCTGACCTCGGCCCTCCTGGTGGCTTCCGTCTACGGGAGTCGCCTtggaa GTGGATATAgtggtggcagcggcggcggcggcggcggtggacaCGGCGGAGGGGGCGGACATGGCGGAGGGGGCGGACATGGCGGAGGGGGCGGACATGGCGGCGGACAGATTGGGGGCAGCGGTGGAGGCTTTGGTGGAGGAGACGGAGGCTAtagtggaggaggcagtggaggaggaataggtggaggGCAGATTGGAGGAAGCGGTGGAGGCTtcggtggaggagatggaggctacagcggcggcggaggtggaagcggtggtggtcatggtggtg GTGGAAGCGGTGGTGGaattggtggtggtcatggtggtggtggtggtggtggtggtggtggtggacatggcggtggttctggtggtggatTTGGTGGAG gCTACGGCAAGTAA
- the LOC127007922 gene encoding acanthoscurrin-1-like isoform X7 — translation MKPLVVLALTSALLVASVYGSRLGSGYSGGSGGGGGGGHGGGGGHGGGGGHGGGGGHGGGQIGGSGGGFGGGDGGYSGGGSGGGIGGGQIGGSGGGFGGGDGGYSGGGGGSGGGHGGGGSGGGYGGGYGK, via the exons ATG AAGCCCCTCGTGGTCCTGGCCCTGACCTCGGCCCTCCTGGTGGCTTCCGTCTACGGGAGTCGCCTtggaa GTGGATATAgtggtggcagcggcggcggcggcggcggtggacaCGGCGGAGGGGGCGGACATGGCGGAGGGGGCGGACATGGCGGAGGGGGCGGACATGGCGGCGGACAGATTGGGGGCAGCGGTGGAGGCTTTGGTGGAGGAGACGGAGGCTAtagtggaggaggcagtggaggaggaataggtggaggGCAGATTGGAGGAAGCGGTGGAGGCTtcggtggaggagatggaggctacagcggcggcggaggtggaagcggtggtggtcatggtggtggtggttctggtggtggttatggtggtg gCTACGGCAAGTAA
- the LOC127007922 gene encoding uncharacterized protein LOC127007922 isoform X4, whose amino-acid sequence MKPLVVLALTSALLVASVYGSRLGSGYSGGSGGGGGGGHGGGGGHGGGGGHGGGGGHGGGQIGGSGGGFGGGDGGYSGGGSGGGIGGGQIGGSGGGFGGGDGGYSGGGGGSGGGHGGGGSGGGGSGGGIGGGHGGGGGGGGGGGHGGGSGGGFGGGYGK is encoded by the exons ATG AAGCCCCTCGTGGTCCTGGCCCTGACCTCGGCCCTCCTGGTGGCTTCCGTCTACGGGAGTCGCCTtggaa GTGGATATAgtggtggcagcggcggcggcggcggcggtggacaCGGCGGAGGGGGCGGACATGGCGGAGGGGGCGGACATGGCGGAGGGGGCGGACATGGCGGCGGACAGATTGGGGGCAGCGGTGGAGGCTTTGGTGGAGGAGACGGAGGCTAtagtggaggaggcagtggaggaggaataggtggaggGCAGATTGGAGGAAGCGGTGGAGGCTtcggtggaggagatggaggctacagcggcggcggaggtggaagcggtggtggtcatggtggtggtggttctggtggtg GTGGAAGCGGTGGTGGaattggtggtggtcatggtggtggtggtggtggtggtggtggtggtggacatggcggtggttctggtggtggatTTGGTGGAG gCTACGGCAAGTAA
- the LOC127007922 gene encoding uncharacterized protein LOC127007922 isoform X1, producing the protein MKPLVVLALTSALLVASVYGSRLGSGYSGGSGGGGGGGHGGGGGHGGGGGHGGGGGHGGGQIGGSGGGFGGGDGGYSGGGSGGGIGGGQIGGSGGGFGGGDGGYSGGGGGSGGGHGGGGSGGGYGGGGSGGGIGGGSGGSGGGSGGGIGGGHGGGGGGGGGGGHGGGSGGGFGGGYGK; encoded by the exons ATG AAGCCCCTCGTGGTCCTGGCCCTGACCTCGGCCCTCCTGGTGGCTTCCGTCTACGGGAGTCGCCTtggaa GTGGATATAgtggtggcagcggcggcggcggcggcggtggacaCGGCGGAGGGGGCGGACATGGCGGAGGGGGCGGACATGGCGGAGGGGGCGGACATGGCGGCGGACAGATTGGGGGCAGCGGTGGAGGCTTTGGTGGAGGAGACGGAGGCTAtagtggaggaggcagtggaggaggaataggtggaggGCAGATTGGAGGAAGCGGTGGAGGCTtcggtggaggagatggaggctacagcggcggcggaggtggaagcggtggtggtcatggtggtggtggttctggtggtggttatggtggtggtggaagcggtggtggaattggtggtggtagtggtggttctggtg GTGGAAGCGGTGGTGGaattggtggtggtcatggtggtggtggtggtggtggtggtggtggtggacatggcggtggttctggtggtggatTTGGTGGAG gCTACGGCAAGTAA
- the LOC127007922 gene encoding uncharacterized protein LOC127007922 isoform X2: protein MKPLVVLALTSALLVASVYGSRLGSGYSGGSGGGGGGGHGGGGGHGGGQIGGSGGGFGGGDGGYSGGGSGGGIGGGQIGGSGGGFGGGDGGYSGGGGGSGGGHGGGGSGGGYGGGGSGGGIGGGSGGSGGGSGGGIGGGHGGGGGGGGGGGHGGGSGGGFGGGYGK, encoded by the exons ATG AAGCCCCTCGTGGTCCTGGCCCTGACCTCGGCCCTCCTGGTGGCTTCCGTCTACGGGAGTCGCCTtggaa GTGGATATAgtggtggcagcggcggcggcggcggcggtggacaCGGCGGAGGGGGCGGACATGGCGG CGGACAGATTGGGGGCAGCGGTGGAGGCTTTGGTGGAGGAGACGGAGGCTAtagtggaggaggcagtggaggaggaataggtggaggGCAGATTGGAGGAAGCGGTGGAGGCTtcggtggaggagatggaggctacagcggcggcggaggtggaagcggtggtggtcatggtggtggtggttctggtggtggttatggtggtggtggaagcggtggtggaattggtggtggtagtggtggttctggtg GTGGAAGCGGTGGTGGaattggtggtggtcatggtggtggtggtggtggtggtggtggtggtggacatggcggtggttctggtggtggatTTGGTGGAG gCTACGGCAAGTAA